Proteins encoded together in one Lachnospiraceae bacterium JLR.KK008 window:
- a CDS encoding glycosyltransferase yields MTERFVYVILHYGAYEETVKAIDSVQGLSVEKSKKENRIEKNGIEKNNSQIVVVDNASPDGSGKRLVERYGGTQDVHILLNHVNEGFARGNNFGYDFARRELAGEFIVVMNNDVEILQGNFEQIVRQIYRESPFHVLGPDIVTADGERRNPHRKKPFTIADINRIIRNRTIILWYLKIKQAFRIENKIHWLEDWDRRRVCRERSDLQAQRESRQSGVVLHGSFLVFSPAFVMREERAFCPDTFMYMEEEILSYLCNGKGYEMLYTPEIQVLHKEEVSTAQSRNAFQKYLFYTQHLRESARVMKGVLSG; encoded by the coding sequence ATGACAGAACGGTTCGTATATGTAATTCTGCATTATGGCGCGTATGAAGAGACAGTGAAAGCCATCGACAGCGTCCAGGGACTGTCTGTGGAAAAGAGCAAAAAAGAAAACAGGATAGAAAAAAACGGAATAGAGAAAAACAACAGTCAAATTGTGGTGGTCGATAACGCGTCGCCCGACGGAAGCGGAAAAAGACTCGTGGAGCGGTATGGGGGCACGCAGGATGTACATATACTTCTTAATCATGTAAATGAGGGATTTGCCCGGGGGAATAATTTCGGATACGACTTTGCCAGGCGGGAGCTTGCCGGAGAGTTCATTGTAGTTATGAATAATGATGTGGAGATCTTACAGGGAAATTTTGAGCAAATAGTAAGACAGATTTACAGGGAATCTCCCTTTCATGTGTTGGGGCCCGACATCGTTACCGCTGACGGGGAGCGGAGAAATCCTCACAGAAAGAAACCGTTCACCATTGCTGACATCAACAGGATTATCCGCAATCGGACGATCATTCTCTGGTATCTGAAAATAAAACAGGCGTTCAGAATTGAGAATAAAATCCACTGGCTCGAAGACTGGGACAGGCGGCGGGTGTGCAGGGAGCGCAGTGATCTGCAGGCGCAGAGAGAGAGCCGCCAGAGCGGCGTTGTCCTGCACGGAAGTTTCCTCGTATTCTCGCCCGCTTTTGTCATGCGGGAGGAACGCGCTTTCTGCCCGGATACTTTTATGTATATGGAAGAAGAGATTCTGTCTTATCTCTGTAACGGGAAAGGGTATGAGATGTTATATACGCCGGAAATACAAGTGCTACATAAAGAAGAAGTTTCCACGGCGCAGAGCAGAAATGCGTTTCAGAAATATCTGTTTTATACGCAGCATCTGCGTGAGTCGGCCCGCGTTATGAAAGGGGTATTGTCAGGGTGA
- a CDS encoding glycosyltransferase — protein sequence MKPKMLYIMCVSWHWIYQRPHILAEQLSHGYEVTVVYPFVLSETGKKAADTEQIRFRRLFHTPFRERNRLGEWLFVTGNRLLTLRDVRKFDYLFFDHPVYARFIPEDYQGKVIYDCMDNHEAMCGYASYARNVRRLESFLAKRCDLLLATSETLKTKMDRLAGGPKCVLSRNGTDAAVYPLKIPEIREHYTIGYIGTVSAWFDFALLTSTGRELSSVTYRLIGPADRIVKSDNLIYEGSVPHDALYDRIRDCDCLIMPFQLNEITLAVDPVKLYEYIAFGKCVISIYYPEIERFRDFVYFYQSAEEFVGLVRSLSREGFPVKYSETQREAFLSRNTWEHRARELMINIDEIQV from the coding sequence ATGAAGCCAAAGATGCTCTATATCATGTGTGTGTCATGGCACTGGATCTATCAAAGGCCCCATATACTGGCGGAACAGTTGTCTCATGGCTATGAAGTAACGGTCGTCTACCCGTTTGTATTGTCGGAGACCGGTAAAAAAGCTGCGGACACAGAGCAGATCAGATTTCGCAGACTGTTCCACACTCCTTTCCGGGAGAGAAACCGGCTTGGAGAGTGGCTGTTTGTGACAGGTAACCGGCTGCTGACGCTGCGGGATGTTCGGAAATTTGATTATCTGTTTTTCGACCATCCGGTATATGCCAGGTTTATCCCGGAGGATTATCAGGGCAAAGTGATCTATGACTGTATGGACAATCATGAGGCGATGTGCGGGTATGCCAGCTACGCGCGCAATGTAAGACGGCTGGAATCCTTTCTGGCAAAACGGTGCGATCTGCTTCTGGCGACATCGGAGACGCTGAAGACAAAGATGGACAGGCTTGCGGGTGGGCCGAAATGCGTACTGAGCAGGAACGGTACGGATGCGGCTGTTTATCCGCTGAAAATACCGGAGATCAGAGAACATTATACAATCGGCTACATCGGGACGGTCTCAGCCTGGTTTGACTTCGCGCTTCTGACATCGACAGGCAGAGAACTTTCGTCCGTAACATACCGGCTGATCGGCCCGGCGGACAGAATTGTCAAAAGCGACAATCTGATCTATGAAGGCAGTGTGCCACATGATGCTCTTTATGACCGGATCAGAGACTGCGATTGTCTGATTATGCCGTTTCAGCTCAATGAAATCACGCTGGCAGTCGACCCGGTAAAATTATATGAATACATTGCGTTTGGCAAATGTGTGATCAGTATTTATTATCCGGAGATTGAGCGATTCAGAGATTTTGTATATTTTTATCAAAGTGCAGAGGAGTTTGTTGGTCTTGTGCGGAGTCTGTCCCGGGAAGGGTTTCCGGTCAAATATTCGGAGACGCAGAGGGAGGCATTTCTGTCCCGGAACACATGGGAGCACAGAGCGAGGGAGCTGATGATCAACATAGACGAGATACAGGTATGA
- the wecB gene encoding UDP-N-acetylglucosamine 2-epimerase (non-hydrolyzing) — protein sequence MKRKKVMSVFGTRPEAVKMCPLVKELEKSGDLESVVCLTGQHREMLQQVIDVFGIRVKYNLDIMRPSQTLTGITVEVLQKIEGVLKEEKPDIVLVHGDTTTSFAVALAAFYQQIPVGHVEAGLRTWCKYSPFPEEMNRELTGRIATLHFAPTENNRRNLKLEGVFADVHVTGNTVLDAFRTTVREDYRFKDRSIAALDLSGKRCLLMTAHRRENLGEPLRNICRAVKRIVQTFPDVTVVYPVHMNPAVRSVAWDVLGDTERVCLTEPLDVEDMHNLMSRSYLVMTDSGGLQEEAPACGVPVLVLRTETERPEAVEAGTVRVVGVEEESIYTNAAELLTDEKAYAAMAKAVNPYGDGHASERITGILCDRKDFLVYEQ from the coding sequence ATGAAGAGAAAAAAAGTAATGAGTGTTTTTGGGACAAGGCCGGAGGCGGTCAAAATGTGCCCACTCGTAAAGGAACTGGAAAAAAGCGGGGATTTAGAGAGCGTAGTCTGTCTGACAGGCCAGCATCGGGAGATGCTGCAGCAGGTCATTGATGTTTTCGGCATCCGCGTCAAGTACAATCTGGATATTATGCGCCCGTCGCAGACATTGACGGGGATTACCGTGGAAGTGCTGCAGAAAATAGAAGGGGTACTGAAAGAGGAAAAACCGGACATCGTTCTCGTTCATGGCGACACGACGACTTCCTTTGCAGTGGCACTGGCGGCATTTTATCAGCAGATACCGGTAGGGCATGTGGAGGCGGGACTTCGGACCTGGTGTAAATATTCTCCCTTTCCCGAGGAGATGAACCGGGAACTGACCGGGCGCATTGCCACACTTCATTTTGCACCGACAGAAAACAATCGCAGAAATCTGAAGCTGGAAGGCGTCTTTGCGGATGTCCATGTGACTGGCAACACAGTGCTGGATGCATTCCGGACAACGGTGAGAGAAGATTACCGGTTTAAAGACCGAAGCATCGCCGCGCTTGATCTGTCGGGAAAACGTTGTCTTCTTATGACGGCTCACAGAAGGGAAAATCTCGGGGAGCCTCTGCGGAACATCTGCCGGGCCGTAAAACGGATTGTGCAGACGTTTCCGGACGTGACCGTCGTCTATCCGGTCCATATGAATCCGGCGGTGAGAAGTGTTGCCTGGGACGTATTGGGTGATACGGAAAGAGTCTGTCTGACGGAGCCGCTGGATGTGGAGGACATGCACAACCTGATGTCGAGAAGTTATCTGGTGATGACGGATTCGGGCGGGCTGCAGGAGGAGGCTCCGGCCTGCGGTGTCCCGGTGCTCGTACTGCGGACCGAGACGGAGAGACCAGAGGCAGTGGAAGCCGGAACAGTGAGAGTCGTCGGTGTGGAAGAAGAGAGCATCTATACGAACGCAGCCGAACTGCTGACGGATGAAAAAGCATACGCTGCGATGGCAAAGGCGGTCAATCCGTATGGGGATGGTCATGCAAGCGAGAGGATCACGGGAATATTGTGTGACCGAAAGGATTTCCTTGTTTATGAACAGTAG
- a CDS encoding ABC transporter permease, translated as MNSRVFKAVRISKYVLPALWLAAILGVALTKLPPCTVRAYVITDQGTFSQGQQSAEDEGHIALYVGEGDVIVKSIRFYGEVPGLKLKAISGSQLWQHVDTERTPGVEYRDGGLFIKSVSNDAAVRIVMNEAYEQTVTGLSHSRIPDRLLAALSLTAAAGFLLYLCAAAEDKLKTRYGHGAWYEMKRFWKDIVKYKEYIIYAAKSDLNAEVSNSYLNRLWWLLEPFMNMLIYALIFGKMFGSSIENYTSFLFASLLLWNYFNRVTNASVQLVRIYRGVVANIYIPKFVLLLSVMVLNLYKLVFSMIVLVPMLLLSRVQFGLCTLLVIPAVLVLILLSFGIGMLLIHFGVYMDDLSYVVTILLNMLCFLSGIFYDVIETIPEPFNRFLMVANPVAAVIDTMRNALLYHTASNVLTLVCWGVFGLVLSMIGVHTVYKYENGYIKVI; from the coding sequence ATGAACAGTAGAGTTTTCAAAGCGGTAAGGATAAGTAAGTATGTATTGCCTGCCCTGTGGCTGGCGGCGATTCTGGGAGTGGCACTGACAAAGCTGCCGCCCTGCACAGTCAGGGCGTATGTGATCACAGACCAGGGGACATTCTCTCAGGGGCAGCAGAGTGCTGAGGATGAGGGTCATATTGCCTTGTATGTGGGAGAGGGCGACGTCATTGTCAAAAGCATCCGTTTTTATGGGGAAGTCCCGGGATTAAAACTCAAGGCCATCTCGGGGAGCCAGCTCTGGCAACATGTTGACACGGAACGGACACCGGGAGTGGAATACAGAGACGGCGGGCTTTTCATCAAAAGTGTCAGCAATGATGCGGCCGTCAGGATCGTCATGAATGAGGCTTATGAACAGACAGTCACAGGCCTGTCCCATTCCCGGATACCGGACAGACTGCTGGCAGCTCTGTCTCTCACGGCGGCAGCAGGGTTTTTGCTCTATCTGTGTGCGGCGGCAGAAGACAAGCTGAAAACCCGCTACGGGCATGGCGCCTGGTATGAGATGAAACGGTTTTGGAAAGACATTGTCAAATATAAGGAATATATCATCTATGCGGCAAAATCGGATCTGAATGCCGAAGTTTCCAACTCGTATCTGAACAGACTGTGGTGGCTGCTGGAGCCGTTTATGAATATGCTCATTTATGCGCTGATCTTTGGGAAAATGTTTGGATCGTCGATCGAAAACTATACGAGTTTTTTGTTTGCCAGTCTTCTGCTATGGAATTATTTCAACAGAGTGACGAACGCCAGTGTACAGTTGGTGCGCATCTACAGAGGGGTTGTGGCCAATATTTATATCCCCAAGTTCGTGTTGCTTTTGTCGGTAATGGTTTTGAATCTGTACAAGCTGGTGTTTTCTATGATTGTATTGGTGCCGATGCTTCTGCTCAGCCGTGTGCAGTTTGGTCTGTGTACGCTGCTTGTCATACCGGCGGTGCTGGTACTGATTCTGTTGTCATTTGGGATCGGAATGCTGCTCATTCATTTCGGGGTATATATGGATGATCTCAGTTATGTGGTGACGATCCTTTTGAATATGCTCTGCTTTCTGTCCGGTATTTTTTATGATGTCATCGAGACGATACCGGAGCCGTTCAACCGGTTTCTGATGGTGGCCAATCCGGTGGCGGCAGTTATCGATACGATGCGGAACGCGCTTCTCTATCATACGGCTTCCAATGTGCTCACGCTTGTTTGCTGGGGAGTCTTCGGCCTTGTGCTGT